In Tenacibaculum pacificus, a single window of DNA contains:
- a CDS encoding acyl-CoA-binding protein gives MANNLDIAFEEAYKKASNFKKKLPPDVMLKFYAYSKQAIKGDKFTFNANNDLRNAFKFNAWVQLKGMSEDEAKQEYINLVNLFIK, from the coding sequence ATGGCAAATAATTTAGACATAGCATTTGAAGAAGCATACAAAAAAGCTTCTAACTTTAAAAAAAAGCTACCTCCTGATGTTATGCTTAAGTTTTATGCTTATTCTAAACAGGCTATTAAAGGGGATAAATTCACTTTTAATGCTAATAATGATTTAAGAAATGCTTTTAAATTTAATGCTTGGGTTCAATTAAAAGGTATGAGTGAAGATGAAGCAAAACAAGAATATATCAATCTAGTAAATTTATTTATAAAATAA
- a CDS encoding TetR/AcrR family transcriptional regulator — MKTFLSNIKIEIPVGIYIKDPETSDLGKRIIENSIKLIEDIGFESFNFKKLGKLIGSNESSIYRYFESKHKLLVYLTSWYWGWIQYQLVIETYSINNSEEKLIKAIEVLTKTTEQDSNFSHINEVLLNLIIINENSKSYSTKEVDTENKEGFFKLYKEVVKRLADIISNYNNSYQHPLTLASTIIEGALHQQFIKQHFKSLTNCDNAISPTSFFIDLTLNTLSNDRK; from the coding sequence ATGAAAACTTTTCTATCAAATATTAAAATTGAAATCCCTGTTGGGATATATATTAAAGACCCTGAAACATCCGATTTAGGCAAACGAATTATAGAAAACAGTATTAAATTAATAGAAGATATTGGTTTTGAAAGCTTCAATTTTAAAAAATTAGGTAAATTAATCGGCTCTAATGAAAGCTCTATTTACAGATATTTTGAAAGTAAACACAAACTACTTGTCTATTTAACTTCTTGGTATTGGGGTTGGATACAATATCAATTAGTTATAGAAACTTACAGTATTAATAATTCAGAAGAAAAATTAATAAAAGCTATTGAAGTACTTACTAAAACAACCGAACAAGACAGTAATTTCTCGCATATTAATGAGGTTTTATTAAACTTAATTATAATTAATGAGAACTCTAAATCATATTCAACAAAAGAAGTTGATACCGAAAATAAAGAAGGTTTTTTTAAATTATATAAAGAAGTTGTAAAACGTTTAGCTGATATAATAAGCAATTATAACAATAGCTATCAGCATCCGCTTACACTAGCTAGTACAATTATTGAAGGTGCATTGCATCAACAATTTATTAAGCAACATTTTAAATCGCTAACAAATTGCGACAATGCTATTTCTCCAACTTCATTTTTTATTGATTTAACTCTTAACACGCTTTCAAATGACAGGAAATAA
- a CDS encoding YceI family protein — MKKIIYSLFVLVAIGNFVSCKSEEKKEIIVKKETKVAIKANFSVQNADNKINWTAYKTTEKKPVNGRFEKITITSNGEGKTIKEAINNTEFSIPVSSIFTKDSGRDFKIKKFFFGIMDNTKLLSGKLVLENDSIGYSNITMNGVTKKLPFKYTVNDKVFNLKTTLKISDWNAEKALASLNEVCKDLHKGADGVSKTWNEVAINITSTFK; from the coding sequence ATGAAAAAAATCATTTACTCTTTATTCGTACTTGTTGCAATTGGTAACTTTGTTTCTTGTAAATCAGAAGAAAAAAAAGAAATAATTGTAAAAAAAGAAACTAAAGTAGCAATTAAAGCAAATTTTTCAGTACAAAATGCAGATAATAAAATAAATTGGACAGCATATAAAACAACTGAGAAAAAACCTGTTAATGGTCGTTTTGAAAAAATAACAATAACTTCTAACGGTGAAGGAAAAACTATTAAAGAAGCAATTAACAATACCGAATTTTCTATCCCTGTAAGTAGTATTTTCACAAAAGATAGTGGAAGAGATTTTAAAATAAAAAAATTCTTTTTCGGTATTATGGATAATACAAAATTACTTTCAGGAAAATTAGTCTTAGAAAATGATTCAATAGGTTATTCTAATATAACTATGAACGGAGTTACAAAAAAACTTCCTTTTAAATATACTGTAAACGATAAGGTTTTTAACTTAAAAACTACTTTAAAAATTTCAGATTGGAATGCAGAAAAAGCTTTAGCATCTTTAAATGAAGTTTGTAAAGACTTACACAAAGGAGCTGATGGAGTTTCTAAAACATGGAATGAAGTAGCTATTAATATAACATCTACTTTTAAATAA